The following are encoded together in the Terriglobales bacterium genome:
- a CDS encoding four helix bundle protein, whose product MADKIDLRDRTRDFALRIMRLCKALPKTAEGGVIKRQLLRSGTSIGANYSAARRGRSHAGFVAKMGIALEEADETVCWLELIVHAQLLPAKQLELLLDEANQVVAILVASLRTARSATSAI is encoded by the coding sequence ATGGCCGACAAGATCGATCTGCGTGACCGGACCCGCGACTTTGCGCTGCGGATCATGCGTTTATGCAAGGCGCTGCCGAAAACTGCGGAAGGCGGAGTCATCAAACGGCAATTGCTGCGGTCGGGCACATCGATTGGAGCCAACTACAGCGCGGCCCGGCGTGGCAGAAGTCACGCCGGTTTCGTTGCCAAGATGGGGATCGCTCTGGAGGAAGCGGATGAGACCGTCTGCTGGCTTGAGTTGATCGTTCACGCGCAATTGCTCCCCGCTAAGCAGTTAGAACTTCTGTTGGATGAAGCGAACCAAGTAGTTGCTATTCTTGTAGCATCGTTGCGTACCGCTCGATCCGCTACTTCTGCAATCTGA